One genomic region from Nymphaea colorata isolate Beijing-Zhang1983 chromosome 10, ASM883128v2, whole genome shotgun sequence encodes:
- the LOC116261806 gene encoding B3 domain-containing transcription factor NGA1, whose protein sequence is MEHSDGRIKFFQANQEVSNMTNFTTGSTAADSASGEIEEENSNRREHMFDKVVTPSDVGKLNRLVIPKQHAEKYFPLDTSSNEKGLLLNFEDSTGKQWRFRYSYWNSSQSYVMTKGWSRFVKEKKLDAGDIVSFERSASRSGESRLFINWKRRPNAPPDHSALLGSGLFWPMGSTRPAPMPSSHTGYYNFYGCGIGYVEPQTNPLFYLRGGRMGPQLVERGSDSVAVAGHVEYPPAVFDSVPVVQGKAAAKRVRLFGVNLECPIEMEGEGEVVEEEEEAESSTCGAGDVDGLSSSSMPNWLSQAPSHLQLRLHGGPSSHQALPTVSQPELPRKGKPPSLSFDL, encoded by the coding sequence ATGGAGCACTCAGACGGTAGAATCAAGTTCTTCCAGGCAAATCAAGAAGTCAGCAACATGACCAATTTTACCACCGGCAGCACCGCCGCCGACTCGGCCAGTGGggagatagaagaagaaaacagcaaCAGGAGGGAGCACATGTTTGATAAGGTGGTTACACCAAGCGATGTAGGCAAGCTCAACAGATTGGTGATCCCAAAACAGCACGCTGAGAAGTACTTCCCGCTAGATACTTCCTCTAACGAGAAGGGCCTGCTTCTCAACTTTGAGGACAGTACCGGCAAGCAGTGGCGTTTCAGGTATTCCTATTGGAACAGCAGCCAGAGCTACGTGATGACAAAAGGTTGGAGCCGCTTCGTGAAAGAGAAGAAGCTCGACGCCGGAGACATAGTCTCGTTTGAGCGCAGCGCCAGCCGCTCAGGCGAGAGCAGGCTATTCATCAACTGGAAACGCCGACCTAATGCACCGCCGGACCATTCGGCTCTTCTTGGTTCCGGCTTATTCTGGCCGATGGGCTCCACTCGACCGGCACCCATGCCTTCAAGTCACACGGGATACTACAATTTCTATGGGTGTGGGATCGGATATGTTGAGCCACAGACCAATCCACTGTTCTACTTGAGAGGAGGAAGAATGGGTCCGCAGCTGGTGGAGAGGGGCAGCGACTCGGTAGCCGTGGCCGGACACGTAGAGTACCCGCCGGCCGTATTCGACTCGGTGCCGGTGGTTCAAGGGAAGGCAGCAGCCAAACGTGTGAGGCTGTTCGGTGTGAACCTTGAGTGTCCCATTGAAATGGAGGGTGAAGGagaggtggtggaggaagaagaggaggccGAAAGTAGCACCTGTGGTGCTGGAGATGTTGATGGTCTATCTTCGAGTTCGATGCCGAATTGGCTGTCACAAGCTCCATCGCACCTCCAGTTAAGACTTCATGGCGGACCCAGCTCTCATCAAGCACTGCCGACAGTCTCACAGCCAGAGTTGCCAAGAAAAGGGAAGCCTCCATCTCTTTCTTTCGATTTATAG
- the LOC116262732 gene encoding uncharacterized protein LOC116262732 isoform X3, with protein sequence MMWAKVVNNLPCQKSRPAVQTPHVPKNKNSRSTHPVSDVSYLIMRALFSIQKIEYRRCGFSASEGLPAINQGKSINSSGRPTQSGDKVTDLKCLSANHQAENSKNNTRLAFTEVFGSPDISLYDHDPPSSDLLPATSAWVFMKSDTVSTNECFIEHGSCTTDSTAVYPFTQVLQPMPSGNHLLNDTVMSENVNGLYLPMDELVNSKDLAGYIFSTGKGSEGNSILEGNLVHHSKGDHDASTSYKTICSQGMEDSFSSYQGALDCLSDKRPFGNLDFTASTLNLFSSASEQSLDVSAAGCQNFHEKNDQFISAVDSPCWKGIPSFRCAPSEAAENVSSQCFKNFESSDQPLLIHGGTVSLSEASSQLIWGNDECIGGLSPPPVHMTAASLSTQTKSSDTDEVNLLANKSYFGDVYEGIQRIGEGFSTSNSYREGHELKIPIGVSLTNEQSNMISVGESVISEATVKDCSTCNKGPIQDGLSDLLSQPVGHIQSSFCAGTSFSTDVHEKFNGLSLNPNECLPERTDIHIVLKAMYNLSALLLSRCYADQNALKEHDLEVLQLVTNNLDECIIKKSNHLSEPCPPLDSACLEKLRADPCKFTCMGGSQGIPAEIDDIRHTGNKKTSESGRSIHTSGTPKNIGCRKFVSSHNENGVHKAMEKLLKDNLDNESDDLPQVQVYKTLWLEAEAALCAMKYEVRLANMNAEILKGKQDRDATGSLNTRSNSSSGLLSSLNGNFDAIDGDKQNLHVAKSSASRHNFLNASSGVMSSLNGVCDTMDGNDQSLHEVKSSASEHNDLESSVIARFRILKCRIEGSNKQEDQQLTLPDSIDIESTQNVDNPLMPSEIRTEIGNHKQPPAKVAASLVPAISTRNTQTSRSSNGDFGAVGVITRSQLEPKGLLSKHNDVEASIATRIKILKQRHEKCGSSDREPAMLPDSIDVEGIDCNQQLEVAVPRHSSQSMAPQTSKNFNMDIGFTAQRWQPFAVASLQDTLVLHDQLGGRHTESPGTCASTTGNTHHMHPMPWQEVETNRPLHAQNSDDLVSLKHPTPSGGVHNRRNERSSGGATSSSQSDSAYDWEHVLKEEISC encoded by the exons GATTCTCTGCTAGTGAAGGTCTTCCTGCTATCAATCAGGGAAAATCTATTAATTCTTCTGGGAGGCCTACCCAAAGTGGTGATAAGGTGACAGATTTGAAGTGTTTGTCTGCCAATCATCAAGCTGAAAACTCCAAAAACAACACACGGTTGGCCTTCACTGAAGTGTTTGGGTCACCTGATATCTCACTGTATGACCATGACCCCCCTTCATCAGATCTACTGCCTGCTACTAGTGCTTGGGTATTTATGAAATCAGATACTGTATCCACAAACGAATGTTTCATTGAGCATGGTTCATGCACAACAGACTCCACTGCTGTTTATCCGTTTACCCAGGTATTACAACCAATGCCATCTGGCAATCATCTGTTAAATGATACAGTGATGTCTGAAAATGTAAATGGTCTCTACTTGCCTATGGATGAACTTGTAAATTCCAAGGACCTTGCTGGTTACATTTTTTCGACTGGCAAGGGATCTGAAGGGAACTCAATTCTCGAAGGCAATCTTGTTCATCATTCAAAAGGTGACCATGATGCCAGCACCAGTTACAAAACTATTTGTTCTCAGGGAATGGAAGATTCTTTTTCTAGTTACCAGGGAGCTCTTGATTGTCTTTCAGATAAGAGGCCATTTGGAAATTTGGACTTTACAGCATCAACCCTGAACCTATTTTCTTCTGCTTCTGAACAGAGTTTGGATGTTTCAGCTGCTGgttgtcaaaattttcatgagaagaACGACCAATTTATTTCTGCTGTGGATTCACCATGTTGGAAAGGTATACCAAGTTTCCGGTGTGCTCCTTCTGAAGCTGCAGAAAACGTTTCTTCTCAATGTTTCAAGAATTTTGAATCGTCTGATCAGCCTCTTCTAATACATGGTGGAACTGTTTCACTGTCTGAGGCATCCAGCCAGTTAATTTGGGGTAATGATGAATGTATTGGTGGTTTGTCACCACCTCCTGTTCATATGACTGCTGCTTCTCTGTCTACACAAACTAAATCTTCAGATACAGATGAAGTAAATTTGCTGGCAAACAAAAGTTACTTTGGTGATGTTTATGAAGGGATTCAGAGGATAGGAGAAGGCTTCAGTACTTCCAACTCTTATCGGGAGGGGCATGAACTGAAAATACCAATCGGAGTTTCTTTAACCAATGAACAGTCAAATATGATCTCTGTTGGAGAATCTGTCATCTCAGAAGCCACAGTAAAAGATTGTTCCACCTGTAATAAGGGACCTATCCAGGATGGCTTGTCAGACCTTCTTTCCCAACCAGTTGGTCACATTCAGAGTTCATTTTGTGCTGGAACTAGCTTTTCTACTgatgttcatgaaaaatttaatgGATTGTCTCTTAATCCAAATGAATGTCTGCCTGAAAGAACTGACATTCATATAGTGCTTAAAGCAATGTATAATCTGTCAGCATTGCTTCTTTCAAGGTGCTATGCAGATCAGAATGCCTTGAAAGAACATGACCTTGAAGTTCTTCAACTTGTCACCAATAACCTTGATGAGTGCATTATCAAGAAGTCAAATCATCTATCAGAACCATGTCCTCCACTAGACAGCGCTTGTCTTGAAAAGCTTAGAGCTGATCCCTGCAAG TTTACATGCATGGGCGGATCTCAAGGCATCCCTGCAGAAATTGACGATATTAGGCATACTGGCAATAAGAAAACCAGTGAAAGTGGCAGATCAATTCATACGAGTGGCACCCCAAAGAATATTGGATGTCGTAAGTTTGTGTCCTCTCATAACGAGAATGGTGTACATAAG GCTATGGAGAAGCTATTGAAGGATAATCTTGATAATGAAAGTGATGACCTTCCTCAGGTTCAAGTATACAAAACACTCTGGCTTGAGGCTGAAGCTGCACTATGTGCAATGAAATATGAGGTTAGGTTGGCAAATATGAATGCAGAGATTTTGAAAGGCAAACAAGATCGAG ATGCCACCGGTTCTCTGAACACAAGATCTAACTCTAGTTCTGGGCTGCTGAGTAGCTTAAATGGCAATTTTGATGCTATTGATGGTGACAAACAGAACTTACATGTGGCTAAAAGTTCAGCAAGCAGGCATAATTTTTTGAATGCAAGTTCAGGGGTAATGAGTAGCTTAAATGGCGTTTGTGATACTATGGATGGAAACGATCAGAGCTTGCATGAGGTTAAAAGTTCAGCAAGTGAGCACAATGATCTGGAATCTTCAGTAATTGCACGTTTTAGGATTTTAAAATGCCGAATTGAAGGATCAAATAAACAGGAAGATCAGCAGCTTACATTACCAGATTCAATTGACATTGAGTCCACACAGAATGTAGACAATCCACTCATGCCCAGTGAAATAAGGACTGAGATTGGGAATCACAAACAGCCACCTGCAAAAG TTGCAGCTAGCCTAGTTCCTGCAATATCCACTCGTAATACTCAGACATCTAGAAGCTCGAACGGGGACTTTGGTGCTGTGGGTGTAATAACCCGGAGTCAACTTGAACCTAAGGGATTATTAAGCAAACACAATGATGTGGAGGCTTCAATTGCTACAAGAATTAAAATCCTGAAACAGCGTCACGAGAAATGTGGCAGTTCGGACAGAGAGCCAGCAATGTTGCCAGACTCTATTGACGTAGAAGGCATTGATTGCAACCAGCAACTGGAGGTGGCCGTACCGAGACACAGTTCTCAGTCCATGGCACCTCAAACCTCCAAGAATTTTAACATGGACATTGGTTTTACAGCACAAAGGTGGCAGCCTTTTGCTGTTGCTTCGTTGCAGGATACTCTGGTGCTGCATGATCAACTTGGTGGAAGACATACTGAATCACCAGGAACATGTGCCTCGACCACAGGCAACACGCATCATATGCATCCTATGCCATGGCAGGAGGTAGAAACAAACAGACCTCTTCATGCCCAGAATAGTGATGACCTTGTCTCTCTAAAGCATCCAACCCCATCTGGTGGAGTACACAATCGGAGAAATGAACGATCCTCAGGTGGAGCCACAAGCTCCTCCCAGTCAGACTCTGCCTACGATTGGGAGCATGTGCTCAAGGAGGAGATTTCATGTTAA